A DNA window from Pirellulales bacterium contains the following coding sequences:
- a CDS encoding carboxypeptidase regulatory-like domain-containing protein produces MIGPDGAPLVRARVTAAPVGEGKTVYGTTDAEGRYSLSTGNPDEGVPAGEYRVGVVEDLGDPELHKQPTIPRRYGNPAMSGIGFEVAAGESKTLEITLESR; encoded by the coding sequence GTGATCGGTCCCGACGGAGCCCCGCTTGTTCGGGCTCGCGTCACGGCGGCGCCCGTCGGAGAAGGCAAAACGGTTTACGGAACGACGGACGCCGAGGGGCGATATTCGCTGTCGACGGGCAACCCGGACGAAGGGGTGCCGGCCGGCGAATACCGCGTAGGAGTGGTGGAGGATCTCGGCGACCCTGAACTGCATAAGCAGCCGACGATTCCGCGCCGGTACGGCAACCCCGCCATGTCGGGCATCGGTTTCGAAGTGGCCGCGGGCGAATCAAAAACCCTTGAAATTACGCTGGAATCGCGGTGA
- a CDS encoding PEP-CTERM sorting domain-containing protein, whose translation MKQSILRTALLPSRVRPWTRRLVSGLAAGALCAVVASPSFGAILLNDTWADGSRTESNLPTESPVYASAAGSVTMATGSLSYAQSASSQRLHTYFAPVGSPVSLAVGDMLTAKIDFVPKGTITDVSNRNFRFGLFYDPDGQLPNDGLNDSGGSGSPWTNAEGYAVFMPIQNGATVSTAPTQIHKRTNLTNTSLLGSGAAYTAATAGGTPIAWVADNQYTLILELCKISDTQMDITASVLDSAGGVLSTQTVSDDGTTFGAAAIYSNFDMLAFRFSSASGTADVLEFRNFRIEAGAKIPEPSTIVLASLAAIGFVARRRK comes from the coding sequence ATGAAGCAATCTATTCTGAGAACGGCGCTGCTGCCGTCTCGAGTGCGTCCATGGACGCGCAGACTCGTCTCTGGCCTGGCGGCCGGGGCGTTGTGCGCGGTCGTCGCGTCGCCGAGTTTCGGCGCGATCTTGCTCAACGACACCTGGGCCGACGGGTCGCGCACCGAGAGCAATCTTCCGACTGAGTCTCCCGTCTATGCGTCGGCCGCCGGGTCGGTGACGATGGCGACCGGTTCGTTGTCCTACGCCCAAAGCGCCAGCAGCCAACGGCTTCACACGTATTTTGCGCCTGTGGGAAGTCCCGTCTCGCTCGCCGTGGGCGATATGTTGACCGCGAAGATCGACTTCGTCCCCAAGGGCACGATCACTGACGTAAGCAACCGGAATTTCCGATTCGGATTGTTCTACGATCCTGACGGGCAACTGCCCAACGACGGACTCAATGACAGCGGCGGTTCAGGCAGCCCCTGGACCAACGCCGAAGGGTACGCCGTCTTCATGCCGATTCAGAACGGCGCCACCGTGAGCACGGCTCCTACCCAGATTCACAAGCGCACCAATCTGACCAACACGAGTCTCCTGGGCTCTGGCGCAGCTTACACGGCGGCCACTGCCGGCGGCACGCCGATCGCATGGGTCGCGGACAACCAGTACACGTTGATCCTGGAGCTTTGCAAGATCTCCGACACTCAGATGGACATCACCGCTTCGGTGTTGGATTCGGCCGGCGGCGTCTTGTCGACGCAAACCGTGAGCGACGACGGCACGACGTTCGGCGCCGCGGCGATCTACAGCAACTTCGACATGCTCGCCTTCCGCTTCTCCTCGGCGAGCGGCACCGCCGACGTCTTGGAGTTCCGGAATTTCCGCATCGAAGCCGGCGCGAAGATCCCCGAGCCGAGCACGATCGTCCTCGCGTCGCTCGCGGCGATTGGTTTCGTCGCGCGGCGGCGTAAGTAA
- a CDS encoding right-handed parallel beta-helix repeat-containing protein, with amino-acid sequence MVRLAARMRAWGAVLTLCAAAPAGTHCAEFYISPAGSDANAGSLGSPWGTFQYAISQINAGDTLLVRGGTYNLSSRIRIQKGGTAGAPITMQAYPGESPVLDFAANPSTTDRGIQLERDWWHFKGLTVQNAPDNGMWVSGSNNVFEQLVFRWNKDSGFQLSGDSSRQPTNNLILNCDSYENYDPLNHGENADGFAAKFRELGPGNVFRGNRAWGNSDDGWDFWAAAHGIVVDNCWAFKNGFNIWGDTSFQGDGNGIKLGQDSGTHVVTNSLVWGNPANGIDVNGNATPNSSISPPHVPHGVVVDNNTAFANGSRNFRFDENYPHLVRNNVSLSGSVTMFGPVEDSFNTWNSIPATAADFLSLDDSGATGPRQADGSLPVLDFLRLAPTSGLIDAGIDVGLTFYGAAPDLGAFETGGPAYSPADFNQSGAVDGADLAIWSGNYGQGPGAGRTDGDANDDGVVDGGDFLAWQREFVGTSPALAMVPESPSNTLLLAGIVACATLLSRSRLGVTCATDAGASDACSHS; translated from the coding sequence ATGGTACGACTTGCGGCCAGAATGCGCGCGTGGGGAGCGGTGTTGACGCTGTGTGCGGCGGCGCCCGCGGGGACGCACTGCGCCGAGTTCTACATCTCGCCCGCCGGGAGCGACGCCAACGCCGGCTCGCTGGGGAGTCCGTGGGGGACGTTTCAGTACGCGATCAGCCAAATCAACGCCGGCGATACGCTGCTGGTGCGCGGCGGCACGTACAACTTGTCGTCGCGAATCCGGATTCAAAAGGGGGGAACGGCCGGGGCGCCGATCACGATGCAGGCCTATCCCGGCGAATCTCCGGTGCTTGACTTCGCGGCAAACCCTTCGACGACCGACCGGGGGATTCAACTCGAGCGGGACTGGTGGCATTTCAAGGGGCTGACCGTCCAGAACGCCCCCGACAACGGCATGTGGGTTTCAGGCTCGAACAACGTGTTCGAGCAGCTCGTGTTTCGGTGGAACAAGGACTCCGGGTTTCAACTCTCGGGCGATTCAAGTCGCCAGCCGACGAACAATCTCATCCTCAACTGCGATTCCTACGAGAACTACGACCCGCTGAACCACGGCGAGAACGCCGACGGATTCGCGGCCAAGTTTCGCGAACTGGGGCCGGGAAACGTCTTTCGCGGCAATCGGGCATGGGGCAATTCGGACGACGGCTGGGACTTTTGGGCCGCGGCGCACGGGATCGTCGTCGACAACTGTTGGGCGTTCAAGAACGGCTTCAACATCTGGGGCGATACGTCGTTTCAAGGCGACGGCAACGGCATCAAGCTCGGCCAGGACAGCGGCACGCACGTCGTGACCAACAGTCTCGTCTGGGGCAATCCGGCCAACGGGATCGACGTCAACGGCAACGCGACCCCTAACTCGTCGATCAGCCCGCCCCATGTCCCGCACGGGGTGGTCGTCGACAACAACACCGCGTTCGCCAACGGCAGCCGGAACTTTCGCTTCGACGAGAACTATCCCCACCTCGTGCGGAACAACGTGTCGTTGTCGGGCAGCGTGACGATGTTCGGGCCGGTCGAGGACTCGTTCAACACCTGGAACAGCATCCCCGCGACTGCCGCCGATTTCTTGTCGCTCGACGACTCAGGCGCCACGGGGCCTCGGCAGGCGGACGGCAGTTTGCCGGTGCTCGATTTCTTGCGACTCGCCCCGACCAGCGGTCTGATCGACGCCGGGATCGACGTCGGGCTGACGTTCTACGGAGCGGCGCCCGATTTGGGGGCCTTCGAGACGGGGGGGCCTGCCTACTCGCCCGCTGATTTCAACCAGAGCGGCGCCGTCGACGGCGCCGACTTGGCGATATGGTCAGGCAACTACGGCCAGGGGCCGGGCGCGGGACGAACTGACGGCGATGCAAATGACGACGGCGTCGTCGACGGCGGCGACTTTCTTGCTTGGCAGCGGGAGTTCGTCGGGACGTCCCCCGCCTTGGCGATGGTCCCCGAGTCGCCGTCGAACACGCTCTTGCTCGCCGGAATCGTGGCGTGCGCGACTCTGCTTTCCCGGTCCCGCCTGGGAGTGACTTGCGCGACCGACGCGGGGGCAAGCGATGCCTGCTCCCATTCGTGA
- the groL gene encoding chaperonin GroEL (60 kDa chaperone family; promotes refolding of misfolded polypeptides especially under stressful conditions; forms two stacked rings of heptamers to form a barrel-shaped 14mer; ends can be capped by GroES; misfolded proteins enter the barrel where they are refolded when GroES binds), whose protein sequence is MNTHVSAIVRRLAHASRSSVSQEDPFVPKQIVFEDDARKPLAAGVEKLARAVRSTLGPRGRNAVLDKGWGSPKVTKDGVTVAEDIELDDPFENLGAQLVKEAASKTNDVAGDGTTTATVLAEGIFREGLKMLAAGCDAMALSRGLHKAVVAVTDAIQKMAEPIDVKDKKSLQQIASIAGNNDPSIGSVLADAFGKVGKDGVITVEEGRSNETTVEVVEGMQFDRGYLSPHFVTNEDDLSAELENCLVLVYEEKISNAKSLVPILEAVSKAGRPLLIIAEDVEGEALATLVVNKLRGIVNVCAVKAPGYGDRRKAMLGDIATLTGGTAIFKDLGIKLDGVQLSDLGKCRKVSISSDNTTMIGGGGKKDAIDGRAEQIRREIETTDSDYDREKLQERLAKLAGGVAEIKCGAATETEMKERKALLDDARAATKAALDEGIVPGGGVALLRAEKALAKLGLAGDEAHGAEIIKKVLDYPLRYIAENAGVDGAVVVNRVRQLKGKNDGYNADKDEYGDMLAAGIIDPAKVVRTALQNAASVAALLLTTDSLVTEIPKDEEPAAGGHHHDHGMGGMGGMGGMGGMPGMM, encoded by the coding sequence ATGAACACGCACGTCTCGGCGATCGTTCGCCGTCTCGCACACGCTTCACGCAGTTCCGTCTCACAGGAGGATCCGTTCGTGCCCAAGCAAATCGTATTCGAGGACGACGCCCGCAAGCCGCTCGCGGCCGGCGTCGAAAAGCTGGCCCGCGCCGTCCGCAGCACGCTGGGCCCCCGCGGCCGCAACGCGGTGCTCGACAAGGGGTGGGGCTCGCCCAAGGTGACCAAAGACGGCGTCACGGTTGCGGAAGATATCGAGCTGGACGACCCGTTTGAGAACCTTGGCGCCCAGTTGGTCAAGGAAGCCGCCAGCAAGACCAACGACGTCGCCGGCGACGGCACGACGACCGCCACCGTGCTGGCCGAAGGGATCTTCCGCGAAGGGTTGAAGATGCTCGCCGCCGGGTGCGACGCCATGGCCCTCAGTCGCGGGTTGCACAAGGCCGTCGTCGCGGTGACCGACGCCATCCAGAAGATGGCCGAGCCGATCGACGTGAAGGACAAGAAGAGCCTCCAGCAAATCGCCTCCATTGCGGGGAACAATGACCCGTCGATCGGCAGCGTGCTGGCCGACGCGTTCGGCAAGGTCGGCAAGGACGGCGTGATCACCGTCGAGGAAGGCCGCTCGAACGAAACGACGGTCGAGGTCGTCGAAGGGATGCAGTTCGATCGCGGCTATCTCTCTCCCCATTTCGTGACCAACGAAGACGACCTGTCGGCCGAGCTCGAGAACTGCCTCGTGTTGGTCTATGAGGAGAAGATCTCCAACGCCAAAAGCCTGGTGCCGATTCTCGAGGCCGTGTCCAAGGCGGGCCGACCGCTGCTGATTATCGCCGAGGACGTCGAGGGCGAGGCGCTCGCCACCCTGGTCGTCAACAAGCTGCGCGGCATCGTCAACGTGTGCGCGGTGAAGGCCCCCGGCTACGGCGATCGCCGCAAGGCGATGCTCGGCGACATCGCCACGCTGACCGGCGGCACGGCGATCTTCAAGGACCTGGGGATCAAGCTCGACGGCGTCCAGCTTTCCGACCTCGGCAAGTGCCGCAAGGTGTCGATCAGCAGCGACAACACGACGATGATCGGCGGCGGCGGCAAGAAGGATGCGATCGACGGCCGGGCCGAGCAGATCCGTCGCGAAATTGAAACCACCGACAGCGACTACGATCGCGAGAAGCTGCAAGAACGACTCGCCAAACTCGCCGGCGGCGTGGCCGAGATCAAGTGCGGCGCCGCGACCGAGACCGAGATGAAGGAGCGCAAGGCGCTGCTCGACGACGCCCGGGCCGCGACCAAGGCGGCGCTCGACGAGGGGATCGTCCCCGGCGGCGGCGTCGCGCTGTTGCGGGCCGAGAAGGCCCTGGCCAAGCTTGGCCTCGCAGGGGACGAAGCCCATGGCGCCGAGATCATCAAGAAGGTGCTCGATTACCCGCTGCGGTACATCGCCGAGAACGCGGGGGTCGACGGGGCGGTGGTCGTCAACCGCGTCCGGCAGCTCAAGGGGAAGAACGACGGCTACAACGCCGACAAGGACGAGTACGGCGACATGCTCGCCGCGGGGATCATCGACCCCGCGAAGGTGGTGCGGACCGCGCTGCAGAACGCTGCGAGCGTCGCGGCGTTGCTGCTGACGACCGACTCGCTCGTGACCGAGATCCCCAAGGACGAGGAGCCCGCCGCCGGCGGCCATCACCATGACCACGGCATGGGCGGGATGGGAGGCATGGGAGGCATGGGAGGCATGCCGGGAATGATGTAA
- the groES gene encoding co-chaperone GroES, with translation MAKIKLRPLDDRVVVKPLDAEEVTAGGIVLPDAAREKPQRGKVVAVGAGKLLDSGARGELSVTVGDEVIFGKYGGSEVEVDGDEYKILRESDILAKVVG, from the coding sequence ATGGCCAAAATCAAACTTCGTCCGCTCGATGATCGCGTCGTCGTGAAGCCCCTGGACGCCGAGGAGGTGACCGCGGGCGGGATCGTGCTTCCGGACGCGGCCCGCGAGAAGCCGCAACGCGGCAAGGTCGTGGCGGTCGGCGCCGGCAAGTTGCTCGACAGCGGCGCCCGCGGCGAGCTGTCGGTCACCGTCGGCGACGAGGTGATCTTCGGCAAGTACGGCGGGTCGGAAGTCGAGGTCGACGGCGACGAATACAAGATCCTCCGCGAGAGCGACATCCTGGCGAAGGTCGTCGGCTAA
- the groL gene encoding chaperonin GroEL (60 kDa chaperone family; promotes refolding of misfolded polypeptides especially under stressful conditions; forms two stacked rings of heptamers to form a barrel-shaped 14mer; ends can be capped by GroES; misfolded proteins enter the barrel where they are refolded when GroES binds), translated as MAKQLMFDDAARAKLLRGVDKLADAVAVTMGPTGRNVIINKSFGGPTVTKDGVTVSKEVELEDPFENMGAKLVHEVADKTSSLAGDGTTTATVLARAILREGARNIVAGSNPMAVQRGIRKGVEAAVAKLDEMAKKVSSKEQIAQVGSISANNDRVIGDLLADAMEKVGKDGVITVEEGKTTETTLEFVEGMQFDKGYMSPYFINESATMEAVLENAYILIHEKKISNLRDLLPLLEQVSQKGKPLMIIAEDVEGEALAALVVNKLRGVLNVAAAKAPGFGDRRKAMLGDIAALTGGTLISEDLGIKLENVKLEHLGKAKKVSVSKDATTIVQGAGEKGEVQKRIDQIRKGIENTTSDYDREKLQERLAKLTGGVAIVSVGASSEADMKQKKARVEDALHATRAAVEEGILPGGGVALLRCKEAVEAARSGAKGDEKIGVNIVADVLAAPLKQIADNCGLDGSVIADEVSQKSGSQGYDANAGAYVDMYKAGIIDPAKVVKTALTNAASIAGLILTTEALVTNYDSKDQDKKAVVGSVR; from the coding sequence GTGGCAAAACAACTCATGTTCGACGACGCCGCACGGGCCAAGCTGCTCCGCGGCGTCGACAAGCTGGCCGACGCGGTGGCCGTCACCATGGGCCCCACCGGTCGCAACGTCATCATCAACAAGTCGTTCGGCGGCCCGACGGTCACCAAGGACGGCGTCACGGTCTCGAAGGAAGTCGAACTGGAAGACCCCTTCGAGAACATGGGCGCCAAGCTCGTGCACGAGGTGGCCGACAAGACCTCGTCGCTGGCCGGCGACGGCACGACGACCGCCACGGTGCTCGCCCGGGCGATTCTCCGCGAGGGCGCCCGCAACATCGTCGCGGGCAGCAACCCCATGGCCGTCCAGCGCGGCATCCGCAAGGGGGTCGAGGCGGCCGTGGCCAAGCTCGACGAGATGGCGAAGAAGGTTTCCAGCAAGGAGCAGATCGCCCAGGTCGGTTCCATCAGCGCCAACAACGACCGCGTCATCGGCGACCTGCTGGCCGACGCGATGGAGAAGGTCGGCAAGGACGGCGTCATCACCGTCGAGGAAGGGAAAACGACCGAGACGACCCTCGAGTTCGTCGAGGGAATGCAGTTCGACAAGGGCTACATGTCGCCGTACTTCATCAACGAATCGGCGACGATGGAAGCGGTCCTGGAGAACGCCTACATCCTCATCCACGAAAAGAAGATCAGCAACCTGCGCGACCTGTTGCCGCTGTTGGAGCAGGTGAGCCAGAAGGGCAAGCCGCTGATGATCATCGCCGAGGACGTCGAGGGCGAGGCCCTGGCGGCGCTGGTGGTCAACAAGCTGCGGGGCGTGCTGAACGTCGCGGCGGCCAAGGCGCCGGGCTTCGGCGATCGCCGCAAGGCGATGCTGGGCGACATCGCGGCCCTGACCGGCGGCACACTCATCAGCGAGGACCTGGGGATCAAGCTCGAGAACGTCAAGCTCGAACACCTTGGCAAGGCCAAGAAGGTGTCGGTTTCCAAGGACGCCACGACGATCGTCCAAGGCGCCGGGGAGAAGGGCGAGGTCCAGAAGCGGATCGATCAAATCCGCAAGGGGATCGAGAACACCACCAGCGATTACGATCGCGAGAAGCTGCAGGAACGGCTCGCCAAGCTCACCGGCGGCGTGGCGATCGTCTCGGTCGGCGCTTCGAGCGAAGCCGACATGAAGCAGAAGAAGGCCCGCGTCGAGGACGCGCTGCACGCGACCCGGGCGGCCGTTGAAGAAGGCATCCTCCCCGGCGGCGGCGTGGCGCTGTTGCGGTGCAAGGAGGCGGTCGAGGCCGCGCGGTCCGGCGCGAAGGGGGACGAGAAAATCGGCGTCAACATCGTCGCCGACGTGCTCGCCGCCCCGCTCAAGCAGATTGCCGACAACTGCGGTCTGGACGGCAGCGTCATCGCCGACGAAGTGAGCCAGAAGTCAGGTTCGCAAGGCTACGACGCCAACGCCGGGGCGTACGTCGACATGTACAAGGCGGGGATCATCGACCCGGCCAAGGTGGTCAAGACGGCTCTCACCAATGCGGCGAGCATCGCGGGGCTGATCCTGACGACCGAGGCCCTGGTCACGAACTATGATTCGAAGGACCAGGACAAGAAGGCCGTCGTCGGCAGCGTGCGGTAG
- the dnaJ gene encoding molecular chaperone DnaJ produces the protein MATTRDYYEILGVERSADGATIASAYRKLAVKYHPDKNPGDEEAIARFKEASEAFEILNDSDKRSRYDRFGHAGVQNGHGGGAGFTDVEDIFGAFGDLFGDLFGGRGRSRRVRKGRDVRCETTLTLEEAAAGVAKTVEFQRHETCATCDGSGAAPGSVREACSYCGGHGQVIQQAGIVRMQTTCPACRGEGSTVKSPCRACRGKGRTLHTAQAEVQIPAGIDDGMQIRIAGQGEPSPNGGPPGDCYCVVAVKPHELFEREGQHLIFRMPITYSQAALGARVEVPTLSGRAEIEVKPGTQSGEVFRLRGQGLVDPRRPGRGDLHVQVTIDVPKKLSAEEETLLRQLAELEQTHVAPHRKSFMEKLKEYFLASEEE, from the coding sequence GTGGCCACGACTCGCGACTATTACGAAATCCTCGGCGTCGAGCGCTCGGCCGACGGGGCGACGATCGCCTCGGCGTATCGCAAGCTCGCTGTGAAGTATCACCCGGACAAGAATCCGGGGGACGAGGAGGCGATTGCGCGGTTCAAGGAGGCGAGCGAGGCGTTCGAGATCCTGAACGATTCCGACAAACGCTCGCGGTACGATCGGTTCGGACACGCGGGTGTGCAGAACGGCCACGGCGGCGGGGCCGGGTTCACCGACGTCGAGGACATCTTCGGGGCGTTTGGCGATCTGTTCGGCGATCTGTTCGGCGGGCGGGGTCGCAGCCGCCGGGTCCGCAAGGGCCGCGACGTGCGGTGCGAGACGACCCTGACGCTGGAAGAGGCCGCCGCGGGGGTCGCCAAGACGGTCGAGTTCCAGCGCCACGAGACCTGTGCGACGTGCGACGGCTCGGGCGCGGCGCCGGGGAGCGTCCGCGAGGCCTGCTCCTACTGCGGCGGTCACGGGCAAGTGATCCAGCAGGCCGGCATCGTGCGAATGCAGACGACCTGTCCGGCTTGCCGCGGCGAGGGCTCGACGGTGAAAAGCCCTTGCCGCGCATGCCGTGGAAAGGGTCGCACGCTCCACACGGCCCAAGCTGAGGTGCAAATCCCCGCGGGGATCGACGACGGGATGCAAATCCGCATCGCCGGCCAGGGAGAGCCGAGCCCCAACGGCGGTCCGCCGGGCGACTGCTACTGCGTCGTCGCGGTGAAGCCTCACGAATTGTTCGAGCGCGAGGGACAGCATCTGATCTTCCGCATGCCGATCACCTACTCGCAGGCGGCCCTGGGGGCGCGGGTCGAGGTGCCGACGCTCAGCGGTCGTGCCGAAATCGAGGTCAAACCCGGTACGCAGTCGGGCGAGGTCTTTCGTCTCCGCGGGCAAGGGTTGGTCGACCCCCGTCGCCCGGGACGGGGCGACTTGCACGTTCAGGTGACGATCGACGTGCCGAAGAAACTGTCGGCCGAGGAGGAGACGCTTCTGCGGCAATTGGCCGAGTTGGAGCAGACGCACGTCGCCCCGCACCGCAAGTCGTTTATGGAGAAACTCAAAGAGTACTTCTTGGCGAGCGAGGAAGAGTGA
- the grpE gene encoding nucleotide exchange factor GrpE: protein MNKHGESTADETTADDAAQMAEEYAAAVEPGEPESAAGDQPADESATLREELSAARDRALRLQAEMENLRTRTARELADTTRYAALPFARDLLPVLDNMERAIEAAEKDASSGNLLDGFRLVRQQLLSVLAQYQVEPIEAAGQPFDPQFHAAILQQPSDEVPANHVLLVAQGGYRLHDRVVRPAQVIVSSGKSAS, encoded by the coding sequence ATGAACAAGCACGGCGAATCAACTGCTGACGAGACGACGGCCGATGACGCGGCGCAGATGGCCGAAGAGTACGCGGCGGCGGTCGAGCCCGGCGAACCCGAGTCAGCCGCGGGCGATCAGCCGGCCGACGAGTCGGCGACGCTTCGCGAGGAACTGTCGGCGGCTCGGGATCGGGCGCTGCGACTGCAGGCCGAGATGGAAAACTTGCGCACGCGGACGGCACGCGAGTTGGCCGACACGACTCGCTATGCGGCGCTGCCGTTCGCTCGGGATTTGCTCCCCGTGCTCGACAACATGGAGCGGGCGATCGAAGCGGCGGAGAAGGACGCCTCGTCCGGCAACCTGCTCGACGGGTTTCGACTGGTGCGGCAGCAGTTGCTGTCGGTCCTCGCGCAGTATCAGGTCGAGCCGATCGAAGCCGCCGGACAGCCGTTCGACCCGCAGTTCCACGCGGCGATCCTTCAACAACCCTCGGACGAGGTCCCGGCGAATCACGTGCTCCTGGTGGCCCAAGGCGGCTACCGCCTGCACGACCGCGTGGTGCGCCCCGCCCAGGTGATCGTGTCGTCGGGGAAGAGCGCGTCTTGA
- a CDS encoding zinc ribbon domain-containing protein, producing the protein MPTYDYECDACGHAFELFQSISEPVKRKCPECAKPKLRRLFGTGAAVVFKGSGFYQTDYRSESYKKSAEKDKPSSSDSGGEAKKPDAGDSKPKKPPGKGKKEGGK; encoded by the coding sequence ATGCCCACTTACGACTACGAATGCGACGCTTGCGGCCATGCGTTTGAACTGTTTCAGTCGATCAGCGAGCCTGTGAAGCGGAAGTGCCCCGAGTGCGCCAAGCCCAAGCTGCGCCGCTTGTTCGGCACGGGCGCCGCCGTGGTGTTCAAGGGGTCGGGTTTCTACCAGACCGACTATCGCAGCGAGTCGTACAAGAAGAGCGCCGAGAAGGACAAGCCATCGTCAAGCGATTCGGGAGGCGAGGCCAAGAAGCCCGACGCCGGCGACTCGAAGCCGAAGAAGCCCCCCGGCAAGGGCAAGAAGGAGGGGGGCAAATAA
- the yacG gene encoding DNA gyrase inhibitor YacG produces the protein MVLMRCPVCECEFDPASRATTPFCSERCRTIDLGRWLDEGYTVPVVPDPEADEKPELPWIDDEVE, from the coding sequence ATGGTTCTGATGCGCTGCCCGGTGTGCGAGTGCGAGTTCGACCCCGCGTCCCGAGCGACGACGCCGTTCTGCAGCGAGCGTTGCCGGACAATCGACCTGGGGCGATGGCTCGACGAAGGCTATACGGTGCCAGTGGTTCCCGATCCGGAAGCGGACGAGAAACCGGAACTTCCCTGGATCGACGACGAGGTCGAGTAA
- a CDS encoding P-II family nitrogen regulator, which yields MKLLIAVIQPTKLEAVQQALRQIGVTRFTVADAMGFARQRGLDEMYRGAEYKTNLLRKVSLEIAVNDDFVERTVECLEKVARTPGGGNIGDGKIFVLPLERTIQISDGQIGPGAV from the coding sequence ATGAAACTGCTCATCGCCGTCATCCAGCCGACCAAACTCGAAGCCGTCCAGCAGGCGCTGCGGCAAATCGGCGTGACGCGGTTCACGGTCGCCGACGCGATGGGGTTCGCCCGGCAGCGGGGCCTCGACGAAATGTACCGCGGCGCGGAGTACAAGACGAACCTGTTGCGAAAGGTTTCGCTGGAAATCGCCGTCAACGACGACTTCGTCGAGCGGACCGTCGAGTGCCTGGAAAAGGTCGCCCGCACGCCCGGCGGCGGGAATATCGGCGACGGCAAAATCTTCGTTTTGCCGCTCGAGCGGACGATCCAAATCAGCGACGGCCAAATCGGCCCCGGCGCCGTCTAG
- a CDS encoding phosphotransferase gives MIGDSEEPLVRALASRWLAERPVSAIESLTVPGAFSGARIWRIVAGDAAYALRRWPSTNPGRARIEAVHRFLRHVGQRGVQFTPHPVSTMHGGTTWEQAGALWHLETWRPGEPDLSEPSDEPLRQAAAALAQLHLAAATGAPLDEQGRGARNGISPTLAERAALAERLLRGELSEIATAGWPAAAPQQREAALVALGQVRRLLPEVVRQLHPWLRRELPLAWRHGDPRREHFLYAAGQVAGLVDFGAASVDALAADTARLLESWCGADRERWHVGQAAYEAVRPLESAEQDSLEPLRTSGLVLAAARWLRWLGPASGRFSGAAAQPGWRRLGRLTERLAALPTQF, from the coding sequence ATGATTGGCGACAGCGAAGAACCGCTGGTCCGTGCCCTGGCCTCTCGGTGGCTTGCCGAGCGGCCGGTCTCGGCAATTGAGTCGCTGACGGTTCCCGGAGCGTTCAGCGGGGCTCGCATCTGGCGAATCGTCGCGGGAGACGCCGCGTATGCCTTGCGACGCTGGCCCTCGACCAATCCCGGGCGAGCGCGGATCGAGGCCGTGCATCGTTTTCTGCGTCATGTCGGTCAGCGCGGCGTCCAATTCACGCCCCATCCCGTCTCGACCATGCACGGGGGCACGACGTGGGAGCAAGCCGGGGCGCTGTGGCACCTGGAAACATGGCGACCCGGCGAGCCCGATTTGAGCGAGCCTTCGGACGAGCCGCTGCGGCAGGCGGCGGCCGCCCTTGCGCAACTGCATCTTGCCGCGGCGACCGGGGCGCCGCTCGATGAGCAGGGGAGGGGGGCGCGGAACGGAATCTCCCCGACGCTGGCCGAGCGCGCCGCTCTGGCCGAGCGGCTGCTGCGGGGCGAGCTCAGTGAGATCGCGACCGCGGGCTGGCCCGCAGCCGCTCCGCAGCAGCGGGAGGCTGCGCTGGTCGCACTGGGACAGGTTCGCCGGCTGCTGCCGGAGGTCGTTCGGCAGTTGCATCCCTGGCTGCGTCGGGAACTGCCCCTTGCGTGGCGCCACGGCGACCCTCGCCGCGAGCATTTTCTGTACGCCGCCGGCCAAGTCGCCGGCCTCGTCGATTTTGGCGCCGCGTCGGTCGACGCCCTTGCGGCCGATACGGCGAGGCTGCTGGAGAGCTGGTGCGGAGCCGACCGCGAGCGCTGGCACGTCGGGCAGGCCGCCTACGAGGCAGTCCGCCCGCTCGAATCAGCCGAGCAGGATTCTCTGGAGCCGTTGCGCACCAGCGGGCTCGTTCTGGCTGCAGCGCGGTGGCTGCGGTGGCTTGGCCCCGCGTCCGGTCGTTTCAGCGGCGCCGCTGCCCAGCCAGGGTGGCGCCGGCTGGGCCGATTGACCGAACGGTTGGCCGCGCTCCCAACCCAGTTCTGA